A stretch of the Metopolophium dirhodum isolate CAU chromosome 8, ASM1992520v1, whole genome shotgun sequence genome encodes the following:
- the LOC132950920 gene encoding uncharacterized protein LOC132950920 — protein MGELKKIFLLIQNDINQDNLKEALNTFNIHYNNVKDIKGFQNFAVSIVSVLAQKLQSEFTSTNQIKQFGKNTNDVIQFSDRCFKMINLSELQPIQNSLYVIVKYLLMNNHVSEAVHFSNYLLNNLSPPCDILKYLVQLFAHHIHKTCPIDDDLKKLNVILMWDAALNLVKCHTGKEIEYALSSSLTLVKNMNGLILHEGRTMDVVILDMTLESVLSSSGIRKKNDQECMMNLYFMLIENIVAVMQNMMRHRQMHVHYLIKHIKLMIDVCCLNKTEKESLSLLISLFKFIDNSIKNGLDSNFELRKMIAFVEKYEPTMILPNTMLHHVFKAAIITITKLKNFWNEGLIINSPETVSQMLVLLHHLVYISKHSSISQICCKSNGCDLKEDSTSEMSLINIVFIMIRHIINANHTFINTEDVLKWMELFTSLFDRVSKSNCSNKIAFIEFSLTSAYNLCIFTSSGEFSHLCLDFLEQLYSIFDPCGIDPELVARVAILLSRCLYNKNKNNEALRCIAYWCVRTRSELAAQQWVYLKCKEERNNNIIKQTILKTFENDIDLKKKWPDCSLKKSDCTEIMWLELKAHNHQNKIKQDSTAVLEIFEELMGDKLSREFKCRVIITTAYIILHSNSIRGLKRVIDVLEDYIRKLEVETSMEKKSMPLMLGNLYYANYLCLLKHLQNLVNKELDSYTEERLEHGMEQQNTIQYEPISWILPLKIKPKLVNCLNWAVKYWSALINDTIKDNHDVKLLFKSIQEVAFILKLHGDSKEVEVWQLLYKLASNIKCHKYIFIALTELLKINEIDIFELTNLAKHLPKMDIDYKLALATSLLNKSKFSDTQVLLEGINNNELNNNVILMAEYSYLKSRLCFESGKFDKNKCLSIFIEAYNLAHSLIKRLDYFYEYLAMHFVILSICSYLNLIYINTFKPVEARCFLKVQMNIVLKSALTKRALNVFLMNCWNELMCCNFENANGQLEHVMTLLDFKEEELDFKMQKLTVNYSPNRYSSPLSDYRCSQIPRINTMASPSLKRLNNKLAQLSISEFCDKAINSNGPFDPIVMHSVIEACVLKAVYCSKANQQKLAEYYFKRTFKLLELSLPQFNKNEVYNILTVRQKTLAKYHYAEHLVLFNDPSKSMVYLKKAKESCHDEWLSMYVNELIISLKVDNIMSYGISNVNHSPVAESQIMQELRTPKATKLRVNTRSQAVPRFVTPAVRKLRMTLESPNSRQNKIKSPLIKGTEKIKNDSAVKKKIGKENIMKSTTKQDIEIKVREKRGTSKKEHTEQPPSLIIKKRTNRLNI, from the coding sequence atgGGTgagttaaagaaaatatttcttCTAATACAGAATGATATTAACCAAGATAATTTGAAAGAAGctcttaatacttttaatattcattacaaCAATGTCAAAGACATTAAAGGATTTCAAAATTTTGCAGTTAGTATAGTAAGTGTGTTGGCTCAAAAACTTCAATCTGAATTTACTTCTACCAACCAAATTAAGCAGTTCGGTAAAAATACTAATGATGTCATTCAATTTTCTGATCGTTGCTTTAAAATGATCAATTTGTCTGAACTGCAACCaatacaaaatagtttatatgttATTGTCAAATATTTACTTATGAATAATCATGTGTCTGAAGCTGTCCATTTTAgtaattatcttttaaataatttatctccACCATGTGATATACTGAAGTACTTAGTGCAGTTATTTGCACATCATATTCATAAAACATGCCCCATTGATGATgacttaaaaaagttaaacgTTATACTGATGTGGGATGCTGCATTAAACCTTGTGAAATGTCATACTGGAAAAGAAATTGAGTATGCATTATCTTCATCACTAACACTTGTGAAAAATATGAATGGATTAATATTACATGAAGGCCGTACTATGGACGTAGTTATTTTGGATATGACTTTAGAATCAGTATTATCTTCCAGTGGTATTCGGAAAAAAAATGATCAAGAATGTATGATGAATTTATACTTTatgttaattgaaaatattgttgcaGTAATGCAAAACATGATGCGTCACAGACAGATGCATGTACATTACTTAATCAAGCATATCAAATTAATGATTGATGTATGTTGTttgaataaaactgaaaaagAATCATTGTCTTTATTGAtatcattattcaaatttattgatAACTCTATTAAAAATGGTCTtgattcaaattttgaacttcGTAAGATGATAGCATTTGTTGAAAAGTATGAACCAACAATGATATTACCAAACACAATGTTACATCATGTGTTTAAGGCTGCCATTATTACAATTACAAAGTTAAAGAACTTTTGGAATGAAGGATTGATTATTAATTCTCCTGAAACAGTCTCACAAATGCTTGTATTGCTACACCATTTAGTTTATATAAGTAAACACAGTTCAATTAGTCAGATATGTTGTAAAAGCAACGGATGTGATCTCAAAGAGGATTCAACATCTGAAATGAGTTTGATTAACATAGTGTTTATCATGATACGACATATAATTAATGctaatcatacatttataaataccgAAGATGTCTTAAAGTGGATGGAATTATTCACTTCTTTATTCGATAGAGTTAGTAAATCAAATTGCTCAAACAAAATTGCTTTCATTGAATTTTCGTTAACAAGTGCTTATAATCTTTGTATTTTTACATCGTCTGGTGAATTCTCACATTTATGCTTAGATTTCCTTGaacaattatattcaatatttgatCCTTGTGGAATTGATCCAGAACTTGTGGCTCGTGTTGCAATTCTACTGAGTCGatgtttatacaataaaaataaaaataatgaagctTTAAGGTGTATTGCATATTGGTGTGTGCGTACTCGTTCTGAACTTGCTGCTCAACAATGGGTTTATCTTAAATGCAAAGAggagagaaataataatattattaaacaaacaattttgaaaacatttgaaaatgatATTGATCTAAAAAAGAAATGGCCCGATTGTAGTTTGAAAAAATCTGATTGCACTGAAATAATGTGGTTAGAATTAAAAGCTCataatcatcaaaataaaatcaaacaagATTCTACTGCTGTGTTGGAAATATTTGAAGAATTAATGGGTGATAAACTGTCTAGAGAGTTCAAGTGTCGTGTCATAATTACTACTGCTTACATAATCCTGCATTCAAATAGTATAAGAGGTTTAAAAAGGGTAATTGATGTACTGGAGGACTACATTCGTAAACTAGAAGTAGAAACATCAATGGAGAAAAAAAGTATGCCATTGAtgttaggtaatttatattatgcaaattacctgtgtttattaaaacatttgcaAAACCttgtaaataaagaattggATTCGTATACTGAAGAGAGGTTGGAACATGGTATGGAGCAACAAAATACTATTCAATATGAACCTATATCTTGGATATtgccattaaaaataaaacctaaactTGTCAATTGCCTGAATTGGGCTGTTAAGTATTGGTCTGCTTTAATAAATGATACAATCAAAGATAATCATGATgtcaaattactttttaaaagtattcaagaAGTTGCTTTTATACTCAAATTGCATGGTGATTCAAAAGAAGTGGAAGTGTGGcaacttttatataaattagcTTCTAATATAAagtgtcataaatatatttttatagcacttacagaattattaaaaattaacgagatagatatttttgaattaactaaTTTAGCTAAACACTTGCCTAAAATggatattgattataaattagcaTTAGCAACATCTCttttaaacaaatcaaaatttagtGATACACAAGTATTGCTAGAGGGTATCAATAACAATGAATTgaacaataatgttatattaatggCAGAATATTCTTACCTTAAAAGTCGCTTGTGCTTTGAATCTGgaaaatttgacaaaaataaatgtctttCTATATTTATTGAAGCTTATAATCTTGCACATAGTCTTATCAAAAGGCTCGATtacttttatgaatatttagcAATGCATTTCGTAATATTGAGCATATGttcatatttgaatttaatctatataaatacttttaaacctGTTGAAGCTCGCTGTTTTTTGAAAGTTCAAATGAATATTGTCCTAAAGTCTGCCTTAACTAAGAGagcattaaatgtatttttaatgaactGCTGGAATGAATTAATGTGCTGCAATTTTGAAAATGCTAATGGACAATTGGAACATGTAATGACTTTACTGGATTTTAAAGAAGAAGAGttagattttaaaatgcaaaaattaaCTGTAAACTACTCTCCGAACAGATACTCTTCTCCATTGTCAGATTATAGATGCTCCCAAATCCCTAGAATAAATACAATGGCATCACCTTCCTTAAAACGGTTGAACAATAAACTTGCACAATTGAGTATTTCTGAATTTTGTGACAAGGCTATAAATAGCAATGGCCCTTTTGATCCAATAGTTATGCATTCCGTTATTGAAGCGTGCGTTCTTAAAGCCGTTTACTGTTCTAAAGCCAATCAACAAAAATTAgccgaatattattttaaacgtacatttaaattattggaATTGTCTCTACCACAGTTCAATAAAAATGAAGTGTATAACATCTTAACAGTTAGACAAAAAACTTTAGCCAAGTATCATTATGCAGAACACCTTGTTCTTTTCAATGATCCATCTAAGTCAATGGTTTACCTTAAAAAAGCTAAAGAATCTTGCCATGATGAATGGTTGTCAATGTACGTGAATGAACTTATTATTTCACTTAAAGTTGATAACATCATGAGTTATGGTATCTCAAATGTTAATCATTCACCTGTGGCAGAATCTCAGATTATGCAAGAATTAAGGACACCAAAGGCTACTAAATTGCGAGTTAATACAAGATCACAAGCAGTTCCAAGATTTGTTACTCCAGCTGTAAGAAAATTAAGAATGACACTAGAAAGTCCAAATtcaagacaaaataaaataaaatcacctTTGATAAAAGGgactgaaaaaattaaaaatgattcagCTGTTAAGAAGAAAATTGGAAAAGAAAACATCATGAAGTCTACAACAAAACAAGATATTGAAATAAAAGTTAGAGAGAAAAGAGGTACAAGTAAAAAAGAACACACTGAACAACCaccatcattaattattaaaaagcgTACCAATAGATtgaatatttag